In a single window of the Niabella ginsenosidivorans genome:
- a CDS encoding RNA polymerase sigma factor gives MMEQESLVELYREAFPEAARLIKRLGGNLEEANDTFHDALLIYLEREAKGTLQIHTSAKAYLLGTAKILWLHSKNQYFDSLPEDVEAFVDEENAAADEDKNVFHYLLLAGQKCLHILKAFYYDNLSLQQIAAVFGFNGVRSATVQKHKCIEKIRIELKKMNLYEERFN, from the coding sequence ATGATGGAGCAGGAAAGTTTAGTTGAGTTATATCGGGAAGCCTTTCCTGAAGCGGCGCGTTTAATAAAGCGTTTAGGTGGAAATCTTGAAGAAGCGAATGATACTTTTCATGATGCGCTATTGATATATCTTGAAAGAGAAGCAAAAGGTACATTGCAAATTCATACTTCAGCAAAAGCATATTTGCTGGGCACTGCTAAAATACTTTGGCTTCATTCTAAAAATCAATATTTCGATTCATTGCCGGAAGATGTGGAAGCATTTGTTGATGAAGAAAATGCAGCTGCAGATGAAGATAAAAATGTTTTTCATTATTTATTATTGGCAGGACAAAAATGTTTGCACATACTCAAAGCATTTTATTACGATAATCTTTCGCTTCAACAAATCGCCGCAGTTTTTGGGTTCAATGGCGTTCGTTCGGCGACAGTACAAAAACATAAATGTATTGAAAAAATTCGCATAGAGCTAAAAAAAATGAATTTATATGAGGAACGATTTAATTGA